ttaAACTTGAGCACTACCCTTGTGTTGACCCTTCACATTAGTtcaatccctaaccttgtgaCCCGCTCTtgccacaaccaaaacaattccCATTCCAACTAAGCATTCCCCTAAGTGACCCTTTCCACACtttgcacaagtaggcttctTGGTTGGTGAACTAGCATCCCTTCCCTTTTTAGGCTTAGGtatagacaccctatcatcacgagccttAAAGAACTTGGAaggaaattgattatagaaCCTCTTCTaaaacctaggcttgtcttggatatcaagcctatcctttgaagaaccaccatcaaaagatctttCCATCTTCTCATCTCTAATCTTTCTCTTAGACATTgcctcttccacttgttgagcatgaaccatgagacaagaaattttcatattgtcatgtagcatagacTAATGACACTCTTCTTGAAAGTCATCCAacactcccatcacaaagcagctcatttcatccctaggatCGTAAACCAAAGAATGAGTATATTTTGACAATTGAGTttatttcaaagagtattcaagtacactcatacctccttggtaaatgttgatgaaaTCCACCACCTTGGCTTCCCTATTCTCCCTAAAAAAAGAATCTATCAATAAAAGCCTTCTTTAACACCTCCCAAGTCACTGGTCCACCCCTTAACGGCCTATTGTTCCTCCATTGAACAAAGTGTGGGCCACACCTTTGAGCTATCAAGTGGCCAACTCTGCTTTCTCACTTGTAGTCAACCTCATAGCGTAGAGGATCTTGTAGATTTCTCAATGAACTCATGGGAgtcttcttcaaccttggacccatagaaagtagggggattcattaTAGTGAAATCCTTTAGACTGGAAGACATGGTAGCAACTTGTTGGTTTGCTCGGGGTACAACCTCCCGATTATCTTTGGCCTTCTGGATTGAGCTTGGATAGTAGAGGCTTGTGCTTGAGTAATGATGGCTTGGACCATTTTGAAAAGAGCAGCCCGGATGGCACCATCCGTCGAAGGAGTATGGACCggagcttggtcatcattaacATCTTCTTtaagaggaggaacttgatcgcCATtgggaggaactcccgcattggCAGTCTCTTCTTTAAGTCTTCTTGTCACGTTCCTTCgtgtattcattgcctataatcacaataataggATTAGATGCTAAAAGCACATAGAGCTAACACTCTAAAGGCACGATACTGGACTTCCAACAAAGTGAGAGTTTCCGAAGAATCACAtagattcctattcataagtgtgacGTGCTTCACATTTATAAATACGAACCAATATCgacgtggttgagagagacatcgactcaaagatatttaacctcattctctaataccaagtttgtcatatcgaggaagcaccccctagacgtaaccggcgtcgtcatcctctttgaggactaataatctcttagcatacatcattacattcatatgtcaaaataagcaaaaatttaaaacattttactacttctacattgagatttacatagacctctacatacacataatatagttacatcgagtatacatagacctttcgtatatgaagattacttagtcttttacttttattgcacatagatatatagaatataacatagtcttaaataGTCATCTcctctcataaccatctaataagagtataacaatttaggcctagcccatacatcaatacaataagaccacatatacgtcatataatgtttaatatttaaatgaaaacgAAAGAACATAAGATTCTTAAAAACTAAAGCAACATCATaagcttgatagtggcattgcccttggaaagcgttgacctacccaacttggatgattgaGAATTCCAAGtttcttcaaagtcgtctccAAAAGCCCTTCAACGACCAAAACCTAAAtcgttggggaaaaggaagaaatgggttagtacaccacttgtatcaagtatgagaccatatgtacatatatcatgaaatcatgctaaaaaggacatttcattaagtatgcaatttactttgaaaacctttatgcacattcaatcAACACCATACCAATCAATGAGACATAATCGTTAAGGCATTGGCAtatacatcacaagaccaacaacacCAAGTacagtcaagtcaacatgcaaaTCAAACAATTGAACACATAATCAAAGTAACCCTATCATGAACTTATAGtagcaacaagcatgaataagagcacatttcaacataaccaaagcaagaccattactcatgaACCTCTTTAACTCCACTTGTGCAATaactaagcaaagccccataactttacttaatcaagtaaacctagACAGAACAATaaacaatgtccaacttcacataacataacattaagaATACATAATATCGTATTTTAGCAATATAAaccaaatacatgttcataagagtaATCGACATCACCTAGTGCCATTAAAATATAAGATCATCAtgtacatatcatttacattaataagcatatacatacaaaagaacaacctcctaaggCTTCCTTCAAGGAAAACTAATGCATGGCatagatagagtcccatacccctacctaggctaagtcaaacctcttagTCACCTTAGTTGgtttatacttcattacttcatcttaatttagggaacacttgccttaaccgacatagaccacaagagctaagttTGGAATTCAACGTTGTAAACATGATGGAGGTGGTCTACGGGCCAAAGTAAAACTaaacataaacgtagctttctaggtggatccactagctagtcttcctatggggacaacatagttcaagaactaagagataggtacaACCTCTCTACATGTCACTTGGCAATTGGACCCTCTACTATGGGAATCCATAAAATGAGTATCCCTCATAGGGGAttcaacacctcatgtggaactatAGATCTTCCTATATGGTAAGTcaacacctcccattgtcaagttcactcagtgTTAAGCTAAGtccatttttgaaatgtctttaatacctttattaatcatcataaattagTGAAAGTCATATGGTGGAacccttgtataaacatcaacatcatagctcaataagaattgcaagAGTATTGTCTTTTCATTACAAtccatataagtgaggttaacacattcaCATATAACTTCATAATAAAGAACAATGGTAAATCATCAttatccttataacatttaaatattagaaaaaaccTCAAAATCCATAGTtaagacattttaattcaagatcataccaaccctataaatcctaatacaaggcatattccaatacaacatcatgacttaatcacaattaatcataattgaagtaaagaataaggatcacaagacttaccaagtctccttcataatccatcatcaaggtcttactgTCAACTCTTAATTCAACCCAATaagggtgtaatatcatcacatattgataatcaacatgataacaaggcgaAATGAATCACTATATCACAATCCActactagttcatagcttaagataaaaGACTTAGCTCAAGATCATAATCTaaatcaattactcaagaactagcatattAGGACTCAAATTCATCTTAATctattcataaaatatacaataacatcatctagtagtaattcaaccaataaccaactTAATTGAACTAACATTACATAATTCATAgcaagatcataacctagggttaaggaaaataggttatttttataatatattcataatatacgaaataaatcataaacaaagtaaTTCACAACATTaatttcgtattggatgaaaactCACTTGAAACCtcatcttttgaaatcaatttgatggaaccctttgaggaaagaggtctcaaaggtgaaaggaatctcgtaccttaataattaatgaagattgatggagaaaattgaCCCTTTGCAGACCTTTAACCCACCTCTaccttggtcttcaatggggtttctttgggagagagaaagaagagataaagaagagagttttgggtttgggaaattatgagaacttaggttagtctaattagaTTAGGGGctttatataggttgttaactaacttaatttgACTTCCCCTAAGCCCTAATTAACCTCCTAACTAaccaaataattaaatgaattaagttaaaacgtGCAACAAAAACAGGCCCTTACAGACGAGACCCTGACCAATGGTCCTTCTGTGAGACAACCACAGAACCCTCCGTCCTGTTGGTCCATCATTTTGGTCAGAGACTATGCAAAATGACCCTTCAAAGATTCTGTCCAAGTGACCATCGACGGTGTCCATCGACGCCCCATCCATGGCACTTGTCTGTGCACACTGCCTTGGGCAATCCTTTGACCCCAAAATGcgagggtcctcctcaagggcccttggttggccCTTGGGGAGTAGTGCCTGGATGTTTTCACTATGAATTAACGCCaatacatgttagacacccttacactaattttcatcatttttcgactcctaaaagctagtcaaatagccTAAGGCGCGCTAGCACCTTATTGAACAAatttccgaacgtcatggacattcttggacgttttgagttcaaaacttcctaaatgacttatattcattaaaatagaccttaaaacagtgtctaaaccttagtgtctaaaccttatgacgctcatgttaggctctagaacacgtcttatatttttgaagtgttacaccCCTTGTATATCATGTCCTTAGCTCATTAGGTATTCCATGAGAATGTTCTTTCATAacaacccttcatttgtgagatcaacgtatcataatcatatcatattaaggCACACAAGTGGTTCACATTCAACCTTGTATCAACATACCCTTAACATGATCTCACACTTAATATAGTCAAGATATTTCATCATAATCCTTATAGCATCATCTTCTTAATCTAATCACGTATATTACTTCAATTACACAACATCATCACCAAATATAATCCATCATTTTTGAAGTAAAAAGttcaaaatcacaaactcttaTCAAGTAGCCTCTATGGCCTTCATCAAGAATATCTCCCTCAATTCATTACAATTATCCAATAACCCacttatcatcatcataatatagtgaatcaaataataacataaccAATTCCAACAACCCTAATCATCTACACGTCCAATTCATCGCTAGGGTTAGGGTAAAGGATTCAATTCATAGATCTAATTGAAATACAATTCACGAAATTGGGAAAAAACCCATCTTTTTGacatcttttgaaatcaattttgaagagCCTCTTGGAAAAAGAAATCCCAAGAGTGAACAGCTTCCATACCTTATGATTCCTTAGAGTTTTATGGAGAAAAGGTGAAGTCTTGAATCCCTAGTTCACCTTgaagcttggtcttcaatggggtcttgaatagagagagaaagtagagaaaaGTTGGAGAGAATTTGGGTTTGGAAATTGTGGGGTGTTAGGCTACTTTAATGAGGTTTAGGTCTTATATATTCCCTCAACTAACTTGATTAACCGTCCCTTAACCCCTAACTAATCACCTatctaattaactaattaattcacTTAACCAAAAACTAGGCAGCAAAACTGACCCCCATCCTACAAGATATCACTAAAATCACACCATTTTCTCAAGATTTTTCTCATCTACAAGAACATTCGAGTCAGATGAAAGTTTGTTTGATGGAAATATCAAGTCTTCTGATTGTCTGGTTTTATTAGTAGATTGCCTGATGTTTAAATTATTCAGACAAGCCGAGTGTTTTTACTGGTTGCACTTTCCTCGTGAAAAACAAAGGGTTTCACACCcacaatcaagaaaaaaaatatttgttggaTTTTTGTATCTTGTAAGCCAAGTGTTTAAAAGTTACAAATTATAGATTGTTCAAGAGTACAATAGGAAGATGACACAACTCAACAAGTTCATGGACTTATGTATTCTGCCATTAACTAAAATGTATCATTTCTtgcaaattattattttagaacCAATGATTAGTAACTTTTCAGTTGAGTTGTGTTCCATTAccattaccaaaaaaaaatgttccaACACAAGTGTTCCAAAAATTAGAAATCACACCATTAATATAGGTGCTGAAGTTGCAAAATATAGTGACAATACCAATAAACTGAGCAGCATGCACTGTAGGTTAAGGCTACTGGAGTAGAAACTAATCAATAGCAACCACCGGATCAAAATAAAGCTCCTTAACCAGTAGGATCTAAAGTAACACTCTGTAGAGGAAGTACCTAATGAAAATACTGGATCATTAGGTAGCAGACTTGTCAACTACCATCGGAGAAGTAATATAACTGAAACAACAAAATCTTGGCCACATTTAAAGAGCTGTTGATTCAGTATAGTGTTACATTATGAAGGAAATGACAACAGGTCATTCCAAATTATGAGCAAATTCAACTGCAAGCGAAAGAAAGTTGAAGAACAATGTTTTCTTTTGAACTACAATGGCAAGTATAAAACATTATGTTTCTCTAAATAGAAACAAATTAAGCATGCATCAGACGAAACATGAAAAACTGCATAAATCTCAGCAAAGTAAAAAAAGAACGCGAAGTCACTAAATTGTTTCTATATAAGTCTTGGAGGACAAAGTTATCAGAACATATGCAGTGAATCAACTGCATCAAAACTGACATAGACACTACCATAACAAAAGAAAGAGGAAACAAGGGGTTCTTCCTGCAAACTTACTAATAACTAGATACTGCCAGGGCAGTCGGCTAATTAAACCATACAAGTGATGCGCACACGCACAAAGAGCAGCAGCCTGCCCCAAAATTGGGAAGAGATAGGTGTAGTTGCACCAAACTTCACTCTCATACAGGAAAtaatcaagacatgaagagaactGTAAGCAAGTTCTAAAGTAACTTTGTAAACAATTTCGGGGAAACGTAACAGAGTAATTGTTAATGCACAAGAACATCGAGTTATTACAGTTTTCACTTAGAAAGTTttcaagtatagcaaatgtctCCTACTGAAACGGCGAGAGCTGAACCCTCTTCTCCTCCAAGCTTGCAACATTACTTCAGGGTGAAGAATCCTTTTTACCCTCTGCGTGAAAGCAGAGAGGGAGAGGGCCAAGTGCATCAAGAGTTGCCAAACTCCACAAATCACCTGTACATTCTATCCTTCAAGCTTTTATCCGAGTTTACAGAAAGAGCATAAAAAATAAAGCTCTTTGAATGGAAAACCTTAGAAGAGTGACCAATAACCCCGTTTCTTTCAGACATAATACACGGTAAAGTAAGATAACACCCATCACATAGAAGGAAAAGGATAAAGAAACCCATGTTTCCCTTCAATGAAGCAAAAGAAAGAAGTGAGACAACGAAAAGAAACAGGGAAGGATGGTGGGAGAAATGGGGGTgaggtggggtgggggtgaggGTGGAGGTGGGAAGAGTTATTAGGACGAAGAGGGGAACCTTAGGCCTTAAAAAGACCCCTAACATATATGCATACTCTTGCTCCAGCCTTCTATGTTCTCCTGGACTGATGCTGAAGCAGAACATGTTCTGGCAAAGAGAAGCCAGAAAGTAACCTTGAGACCTACAGATGTACAACTGCACTAGCTATTATGAAATCTTACCATCTCAGCTAACAGCTTACAGATTCGGGATCTATATGTCCACTGCTTCCACCATGAGAACTGAATCCAGTAACAGGCATAGACCGCTGAGCGAAATTCAACAACAGCTTCTTTTGGTGGTCATTTGTATGTGGAAGACTAGCACGTAAAAGTTCCACAGGCATTTCTCTGCTTACCGCTCTTGCAGCCTCTGCACCAATAATTTCAGCATCCGGCTGGGATTGTGCTAGAATCGATTGCATGATACTGTCATACTTGCTCAGACAATACTTTGTAAGTAAACCAAAAAAGGCATCAAAAGATGCCTGCCAAAGGGCAGGATTAGGCATGCTGAAACTGCTAGCAGCCTTAGAATCAGTTAATAGACGAGTGGCCCCTTCAAGAAcagattttaaaataatagaagCTCCATCTCCAGCAGGGCTTCCAAGAGGGCGAAGAGGTGGTTGTTCTGAGGAACACACAACAGCAGCAAGACAAGCACTCAGTGAATTAAGGTCCATGAGAGTGACACATTTAGAGACTACTTTTGCAAGATCAGTGATGGTTTCAGCTGCTCCAACATCAGGTGGATGACCGCCAAACAAAAACCTCAAATGGCGGAAAATTGCCATACAAACTATTCTGACAAGCTCATTGCCAGGCAGAAGAAGCTGAAGATACCTTGACATGAGCTTCCGGCCCTTGGGAAGAGACACCAACCATAGAAATACAATGTCATCTTTAGGAGTAAGCCCGACAGAACTTCCACCTTTACCAAGCGGATCAACTAGTTGAAGTGAGGCGGCCATGCCTTCCAGCAGGATCTGTCGCTTCCGCTTGAGCTGAGCACCACAGTCTTGGGGCTGACTAAACTGAAGGAGCCTGTCAATGTCATCTACCTCAGTGAGAAGATAGAAACCATCTTCTATTGTAATTCTAGCTGCCAGCATTGGCTCCTGTTCCAAGGGTCTCTCAGATATCTTCTGGTCAGCACTGCTGTCAATGCAAACAAAGCCTGGTGGATCAACTTCAAGAAGTGGACGAGGCCTGCGGATGGAAGAAAATGACACCCGCCCCTGAGCATCAACATGAAGATGAGGCTGTGATTCTGCACTATTACGTGACCGAGAAGACTGTTCCTTATTTGGACAAAAGCGATATTTTGACCTAGACTCAGCTGCTTTCTTTGCAAGGCGGGCCTGGTGATAGTAGTCATCTACATATGGATCATTGCCATGTGCTGCAGAATGCTGCATTTTCAGGATGCTCTCTATTTCATCACCGGTCATATACTTAGATCGGAACTGTGGCACATTACTTTCACTTTTGTGGCAAGCAGCATCAGAGCCTTGTTTAGAAAAGCGCACATTTTGTCTAACCTTGTGTGATGGCTTAGATCGTGAATCTCTGAAATCTGCCAATCCATACTTACCTAGATGAGATGGTGAAGGGAAGGAATTATACAATTGGGATCTTAGCGCTGAAAAATGAGCTAAAGAAGGCTGAACTGAAAGATGAAGTCTCTGCTGTTGGAGCTGCTGTGGGGACAGTAACTGGGGAGATAGTAAGCTGTTTTGATGAGGAAATTGATGCTGCAAGACACTATCTAAGAGACCAGAATGGTCCCCATGGATGAGTCCTGCATGACTGCTCCACTGGTTTTGCAACCTAGAATTATGAGAAAGACCAGTAGGGTTCAAATGTTGGATGTTTCCACTACCATAGTGAAGCCCATGAGCCAAGCCTGTCAAATGCAGATTAGAGTTCGGCAACGAAGAGAGATTCAGAGAAGAATAGGGAGACTGAGGTCCAGCAGAAAGAGATGACATGTTTTGTCGCGAAAGGCTATGTGGTGAGGGTTGAGATCTACCACCAGGAggaaaagaagtataagatgaTTTCGGTAGTAAAATGGGTTCACTAGAGTAGTGCTGAAGTTgttgaggttgtgggggttgcTCGGGGTATGAGGATGTTCTATACAATGGTTTTGACTCTGCAAGCACTGCAGAGATATGTGGCTGTGAAGACCATTTTTTGCTTTCCTGGTAACATTCAGTGTCAGATAAATGCTGATCAAACCAATCATGAAAGTCTGCTTCTTTCGCCCAATCAGCTGCAGATGAACCTGCAAATACCAAGTATATATTAGTAGTTATTTTCAACATGCCATTTCATCCTAACTAGAGCATGTCATTAAGagcaaaataaaaatgttaggATCAAAGAATTTTCAAATACAGAAACATGTAAATCTTCATTACTAGCCAAAAAGAGAAATGTCATGTGAAATGGAACGGAGGGAGAATATTTGAGTCCAACAtaatatatcatcaacataaaggcAAATAAAAGAAACTCACATTCATGTTTGTCAAATTGAACTAATTCAGAGAGGACTCCAATGAAAATTAGACATTAAACTTCTACTCTcctaaaactaataattcatgTAACATGGACCCTTTTTGGGCGTGAACATGTCTGTTCCCCTAAAGACATCTCTAAAAGCACATCTTGTGTAACATAGTAATAATACTGCAACATGAGATTGAGAACTGGTAACCAACAATCCAGATGACATTTTATTGAAAGAATGTGTTCACCTCATAGATACAGAATATCGCATACGTAAGTAATCAACAAACTAAGCGTGCCTAAAAAGAGGCACGAGATGGAAAGAGGGTACAAAAGTGTGCCACACGAAAACATGCTCGTCAAACCAATATAGGGGCAGATCCAGCAAGTGGCAGGAGATGCGAAAAGGAAAACACGTGCTAAAAACAGAAAAATTACAACAGGGAAAAACTTCTGATAAGTTGATCTCATTTCaacaaacaacaaaatagaTATGGCTAAAACCTATGTACTTAAAATACTCTACATGTCACCATATAAGAAAACCACCTTTCTGTTTTATTTCTGTGTGTTGTGTGATGTAACTTTTTATGACTATTTTTTAAGAGG
This DNA window, taken from Solanum lycopersicum chromosome 5, SLM_r2.1, encodes the following:
- the LOC101257075 gene encoding protein PAT1 homolog 1-like, which produces MERSNSRDFKDLTSSSGSISDGALFDASQYAFFGRDIAEEVELGGLEDGQDNSDLGVGGGLGDDEIQEYHLFEKDEGSVVGSLSDIDDLATTFSKLNRNVTGPRHPGVIGDRGSGSFSRESSSAADWAKEADFHDWFDQHLSDTECYQESKKWSSQPHISAVLAESKPLYRTSSYPEQPPQPQQLQHYSSEPILLPKSSYTSFPPGGRSQPSPHSLSRQNMSSLSAGPQSPYSSLNLSSLPNSNLHLTGLAHGLHYGSGNIQHLNPTGLSHNSRLQNQWSSHAGLIHGDHSGLLDSVLQHQFPHQNSLLSPQLLSPQQLQQQRLHLSVQPSLAHFSALRSQLYNSFPSPSHLGKYGLADFRDSRSKPSHKVRQNVRFSKQGSDAACHKSESNVPQFRSKYMTGDEIESILKMQHSAAHGNDPYVDDYYHQARLAKKAAESRSKYRFCPNKEQSSRSRNSAESQPHLHVDAQGRVSFSSIRRPRPLLEVDPPGFVCIDSSADQKISERPLEQEPMLAARITIEDGFYLLTEVDDIDRLLQFSQPQDCGAQLKRKRQILLEGMAASLQLVDPLGKGGSSVGLTPKDDIVFLWLVSLPKGRKLMSRYLQLLLPGNELVRIVCMAIFRHLRFLFGGHPPDVGAAETITDLAKVVSKCVTLMDLNSLSACLAAVVCSSEQPPLRPLGSPAGDGASIILKSVLEGATRLLTDSKAASSFSMPNPALWQASFDAFFGLLTKYCLSKYDSIMQSILAQSQPDAEIIGAEAARAVSREMPVELLRASLPHTNDHQKKLLLNFAQRSMPVTGFSSHGGSSGHIDPESVSC